The proteins below come from a single Oncorhynchus keta strain PuntledgeMale-10-30-2019 chromosome 32, Oket_V2, whole genome shotgun sequence genomic window:
- the LOC118365745 gene encoding zinc finger protein ZFP2-like, whose amino-acid sequence MSSLNYSPPVKEEEVCWTEKEGLGLNIVVKEEKEEEDVTVKQVECEAVTVKEEEKDVSVKEEEDAFRVKDKEDVTVKEEQDVVFGVKKEGEITVTLKDEEEMGDLINTREIRNYSGSSGEPQQPHDAEEAEKSLSRSEHLKKHQQRPTGKRIHCCSDCGKRFTSSGIKIHQRTHTGERPYNCVQCGKGFTQSTSLISHQRIHTGDKPYSCGQCGKSFSRSGSLTQHQIIHTGEKPYNCGQCGKSFGQSCHLTLHQRIHTGERPYSCGQCGKRCTTSGRLTLHQRTHTGEKPYSCVQCGKRCTTSGTLTLHQRIHTGEKPYSCGQCGKSFGQSGHLKMHQRIHTGEKPYSCGQCGKSFGRSGQLTSHQRIHTGERPYSCGQCGKSFTTSGSLTLHQRTHTGEKPYSCGQCGRSFGQSGQLTIHQRTHTGENPYSCEQCGKRCTTSGSLTLHQRTHTGLKPYSCGQCGKSFGRSCSLTLHQRIHTGEKPYSCGQCGKSFGRSGHLTSHQRTHTGEKPYSCDQCYKRYSDKRSLIKHQKIHT is encoded by the exons ATGAGTTCCCTAAACTACTCCCCTCCTGTtaaagaagaggaggtctgctggacggagaaagaaggTCTGGGGCTGAACATTGTcgtgaaagaggagaaggaagaggaggatgttacagtaaaacaAGTAGAGTgtgaggctgttacagtgaaagaagaagagaaagacgtttcagttaaagaagaggaagacgcgttcagagtgaaagataaggaggatgttacagtaaaagaaGAGCAGGATGTCGTTTTTGGGgtgaagaaggaaggagagattactgtcacattgaaagatgaagaggagatgggagatcTGATTAACACCA gagagatacGGAACTATAGTGGATCCTCCggggagcctcaacaacctcatgatgctgaagaggcagagaaaagtctctccagatcagaacacctcAAGAAACACCAGCAGAGACCCACAGGGAAGAGAAttcactgctgctctgactgtgggaagagattcacCTCATCAGGCATTAaaattcatcagagaacacacacaggagagagaccttATAACTGTGTTCAGTGTGGGAAGGGTTTTACTCAGTCAACCAGCctgatatcacaccagagaatacacacaggagataaACCTTacagctgtggtcaatgtgggaagagttttagtcGATCTGGCTCTCTGACTCAACACCAGataatacacacaggagagaaaccttataactgtggtcaatgtgggaagagttttggccAATCTTGCCATCTGACAttacaccagagaatacacacaggagagagaccttatagctgtggtcaatgtgggaagagatgtACTACATCTGGCCGGCTGAcattacaccagagaacacacacaggagagaaaccttatagttgtgttcaatgtgggaagagatgtACTACATCTGGCActctgactctacaccagagaatacacacaggagagaaaccttatagctgtggtcaatgtgggaagagttttggtcAATCTGGCCACCTGAAAatgcaccagagaatacacacaggagagaaaccttacagctgtggtcaatgtgggaagagttttggtcGATCTGGCCAGCTAAcatcacaccagagaatacacacaggagagagaccttatagctgtggtcaatgtgggaagagttttactacatCAGGCTctctgactctacaccagagaacacacacaggagagaaaccttatagctgtggtcaatgtgggaggAGTTTTGGTCAATCTGGCCAGCTGAcaatacaccagagaacacacacaggagagaatccTTACAGCTGCGAACAATGTGGGAAGAGATGTACTACATCTGGCTctctgactctacaccagagaacacacacaggattgaaaccttatagctgtggtcaatgtgggaagagttttggtcGATCTTGCTCGCTGACTCttcaccagagaatacacacaggagagaaaccttatagctgtggtcaatgtgggaagagttttggtcGATCTGGCCATCTgacatcacaccagagaacacacacaggagagaaaccttatagctgtgatcaatgttacaagagatactctgataaaagatctctgatcaaacatcagaaaatacatacATGA